In Pseudomonas abieticivorans, the genomic window CTTCGACTTTCCACACAAGCGCGCCTTGCTGGTGATGCTGACGCGCGAACGCTTTTTTTCCGACCGCCTCTATCAGCCCTTGGGCAACCCAACTTTCCAGGAGTCAGCGACATGAACACGAATCTGCATGATGTCATCGGCGTGGGTTTCGGCCCCTCCAACCTTGCCCTGGCCATTGCCCTGCAAGAGCTTGCGCAAGACAGCGGCAAGGCCCTGAACGCAATCTTCCTGGACAAGCAGGAGCACTACCGCTGGCACGGCGACACGCTGTCGTCGCAAAGCGAACTGCAGATCTCCTTCCTCAAGGACCTGGTGTCGCTGCGCAACCCCACCAGCCCCTACAGCTTCGTCAACTACCTCAAACAGCACGGGCGCCTGGTGGACTTCATTAACCTGGGCACGTTTTACCCCTCGCGCCTGGAGTACAACGACTACCTGGGCTGGGTCGCCGGGCAGTTTACCGACCAGGCGTTCTATGGCGAAGAGGCCGTGCGCATCGAGCCCGAGCTGAGCAACGGCGCCATCCACCACCTAAAACTGGTTTCCCGCAGCCCGCAAGGCCAGGAGCGCGTGCGGCGAACCCGCTCGGTGGTGATCAGCACCGGCGGCACCCCACGCATTCCCGACATCTTCACCGCGCTCAAGGGCGATGGCCGGGTGTTCCACCACTCGCGCTACCTCAGCGCCATGAAAACCCTGGCCTGCACCCAAGGCAAGCCGATGCGCATCGCCATCATCGGCTCCGGGCAAAGCGCCGCCGAAGCCTTCATCGACCTGAACGACACTTTCCCGTCGGTCAAGGTCGAGATGATCCTGCGCAGCTCTGCCCTCAAGCCTGCCGACGACAGCCCTTTCGTCAACGAAATCTTCGCCCCCGACTACACCGACCTCGTGTTCCAACAGGTGCCGGCAGACCGCGAAAAACTGATCCGCGAGTACCACAACACCAACTACTCGGTGGTAGACCCCAACCTGATCGAACGCATCTACGGCATGCTCTACCGCCAGAAGATCACCCGCCAACCGCGCCATGCCGTGCTGTGTCGCCAGCAAGTGGAGGCCGCCGTGGCCACCGAACACGGCATCGAACTGACCCTGCGCGACCTGGCCACCCAACAGCAGCTGACCCACCGCTACGACGCGATCATCCTGGCCACCGGCTACGAGCGCCGCAGCCACCAGAACCTGCTGGCACCGCTGGCACCCTACCTGCAGGGCCTGGAGGTAGACCGTAACTACCGCGCCCTGGCCTCGGCCGAACTGCAGGCGCCGGTGTTCCTGCAAGGCTTCTGCGAGGCCACCCATGGGCTCAGTGACACGCTGCTGTCGGTGCTGCCGATGCGCAGCGAAGAGATCGGCCGCACGCTGTACCAGGCCTTGAACCTCACCGACAGCCACCGTGAAACCAAGGTCTGCGCCCTCGCCAGCGCCTGATGCCGAAACAAGGAACGCACCATGTCACAGCAACCTAAAAGCGCGCTGCGGGAGTTGTTCGTCCTGCTGCGCCCGTTCAAGTACACCGTGATGAGCTCCATTCTTTTGGGCGTGATCGGTGGCTTGAGCATTACCATCCTGCTGGCCACCATCAATCGCTCGCTGCACGCCCAGGCCGGCCTGGGCCAGGGCGTGGTCTGGCTGTTTGCCGGGCTGTGCGTGGTGGCGTTGGCCAGCTCGATCCTGTCCGACATCGGCACCAACCGAGTCGGCCAATACATCATCGCGGCATTGCGCAAAGAGCTGGGTGAAAAGGTATTGTCGGCGCCCATCGAGCAGATCGAACGCTACCGCAGCCATCGGCTGATCCCGGTACTGACCCATGACGTGGATACCATCAGTGACTTTGCCTTTGCCTTCGCGCCCCTGGCCATTTCGCTGACCGTAACCCTGGGTTGCCTGGGCTACCTGGCCATGCTGTCGTGGCCGATGTTCCTGCTGATGCTGGTGGCCATCGCCCTGGGCACCGGCGCCCAGTACCTCGCCCGGGCCAAGGGCATCAAGGGTTTCCTGGCCGCACGGGAGGCCGAGGACGAACTGCAAAAGCACTACAACGCTATCGCCGGCGGCGCCAAGGAACTGCGCATCCACCGGCCACGTCGCCAGCGCATGTTCAGCCGCCATATCCAAGGCACCGCCGACCGCATTCGCGACACCCAAATTCGCTCGATCAACACCTTCGTCGTCGCCAAGACATTCGGTTCCATGCTGTTTTTTGTGGTGATAGGCCTGGCCTTGGTGTTGCAATCCCTGTGGCCTGCCGCAGACGCTTCGGTGATGAGTGGCTTCGTGCTGGTGCTGCTGTACATGAAAGGGCCGCTGGAACACCTGGTGGGCACGCTGCCTATCGTCAGCCGCGCGCAGATCGCCTTCCGCCGGATCGCCGAGCTGTCCGAACAGTTTTCCTCGCCCGAGCCACACCTGCTGCTCGAAGACCGCAAGAGCCAACTGACGACCCTGCAGGCCCTGGAGCTGCGCGAGGTGCGCTACGCGTTCCCGCCCGTGCAAGGCAGTGCGCCATTTGTACTGGGCCCGGTGAACCTGCGGATCAACCAGGGCGACATCGTATTCATCGTCGGCGAGAACGGTTGTGGCAAGACCACCCTGATCAAGCTGCTGCTAGGGCTGTATGCACCGCAACAGGGCGAGATACGCATCGACGACCAGGCCATCAATGCGCAGAACCGGGATGACTATCGCCAACTCTTCACCACGATCTTCGCCGATTACTACCTGTTCGACGACCCCGCCATGGGTTCGCAACACGTGCCCGAAAGTGCCGAAACCTACCTCAAGCGCCTGGAGATAGCCCACAAGGTCAGTATCCGCGACGGCGTGTTCACCACCACCGACCTGTCCACCGGGCAACGCAAGCGCCTGGCACTGATCAATGCATGGCTGGAAGAACGCCCGGTGTTGGTGTTCGATGAGTGGGCAGCCGACCAGGACCCGACCTTCCGGCGCGTGTTCTATACCGAGTTGCTGCCAGAGCTTAAAAAACTGGGCAAGACGATCATCGTCATCAGCCATGACGACCGCTACTTCGATGCCGCCGACCAGTTGGTGCGCATGGAGGCCGGCCAGGTGCTCGTCAGCGAGCCCTGCCTGGCCTGAGCCCCAGGCGCCAGCAGCCTTGCGCTGCTGGCGTTACTTTCATACTTGGCGCTGCAACCACTGGGCGACCGCGCGATACAAGCCATCGACCCCGTCGATCACCCCGGACATCCGTAAAAAGTCGTGGGTCAAGCCTTGCTCAACCCGCAACTCGACCGCCGTACCGCCACGCTGCAAACATTGCGCATAGGCCAGGCCTTCATCGTGCAGCGGGTCGTACTGCGCCACGCTGACATAGGCGGGCGCCAACGCCCCTGCCGGCTTGGACAACAGTGGCGATACCCGCCAATCGTGCTTCTGCTCCTCGCGCTCCAGATAGTGCCGGTAGAACCAATCCATGGTTTCACTCTCCAGCAGGTAGCCCTCGCCAAACGCCTGGGCCGAACCGTAACGCACCGAGGCGTCCGCTACCGGGTAGAACAACAACTGCGCCACGGGTTTGAAGGCAGACGGTGGGTGTGGTTGTGCGGCGGCTAGCGCCAGCAAAGTCGCCAGGGTGGCCCCGGCACTGTCCCCGGCCAGCACGATGCGGTCAGCGGCCAAGCCCAAGGCCCCGGCCTGCGCCATCAAGTAATCGGCGCTGTCCTGGGCGTCGTGCAACGCCGTTGGGAAGCGATACTCGGGCGCCAGCCGATAGGCCGGCGCCAGCACTGCATGGCCGGTTGCCAGGGCCAGGCGGCGGCACACCCTGTCATGGGAGTCCAGGCTGCCCACCACGTAACCGCCACCGTGAAAATAGAGGATCACCGGGCAGCCCTCCAGGGCACTCCGGGGCGCGCGATAGAGCCTGGCCGGCAGCCGCGCACCATCGCGGGTCGGAACCTGCAACGGCGTGACCGTGATGTTCTGCGGAGGGTCGGGATCCAGTACCTGAGCGCTGAGCTCGAACTCCCGACGGGCCTGTTCGACACTCAGTTCATGCATGGGCAAAATTTTCCCGGTCGCTCGGCCAAACTCGACCAATTCCAGGAATGCAGCCAGATCAGGGTGCAACGACATATCAAATTTCCCCGAAAAAAAAGCCAGTCCAATAGCAACTGGCTTTGCGTTTACTTGAACGCGTTATTGAACCAACAGGCTGTCTGCCAGGCGGCGGCCGACGTCCTGCAAGAATTGCGGATGCTTGAGAATGCGGTAGTGGTCGGTGTCCACGCAGGTACTGGTGCAGTGGCCAGCCGCTTGCTTTTCAAACCCTTCCAGCACTGGGTTCTTCGTTGCGCAGGCCCACCAGAACGCTACCGTTGCCTGCAGGCGTGGCACCTGCAACGCCTGCAATGACAAGGTGCGCAAGCGCAGGCCAACGATAAACGCCTGGGCCAGGTCTTCGGCATCAAACCCCATTGCGGTCGCTGGCAGCGTGGCAAAATAGGCCGTCAGTTGCGCAAGCGATGGAACGTTCGGCCCATCGAGCGCCGAGGGCAACCGGACGACGCTGGCATCGGCGCCCATCACGTCAATGAACCCCGGCAATTCTTGCCGCCAGTCGAACGCCTGGGCCTGCGGCGCAGCCTGGCCTGGAATGTAGCTGTCCACCAGCGAGATGAACTCGACCGATTGCCCCTGTTGCTCAAGCTCCCTGGCCACCAGCACGGCCAGTACGCCGCCCAATGACCACCCCAGCAAACGGTAAGGGCCAAAGGGCTGCTTCTGACGAATGTACTGGGCATAGTCAATAGCCATGGCCGGCAACGATTCGTCCTGCCAGGCAGGGTCCAGCAGCATGCGGCACTGCACCCCATAAACGCTTCGCTCGCCGTCGAGCAGGCGGGCCAACGGCTCGTAGTCGAACACCGTGCCGAAACCGGCATGCAGGCAAAACAGCGGGGTTGCGCCTGCCACTTTGCGGTTGAGCAGCAACAGAGGGTCCAGGGTGCCCGCGGGCGTCTCGCTGTAGCCGGAAAGTTCGGCAATGGTCGGGCGGCTCATCAGGTCGCGCAGCTTGAGTTCGAAGCCTTCGCGTTGAAGGCTTCTGACCCGGGAAACCACCCGCAGGCTGCGCAAAGAATCCCCACCGCGCTCAAAGAAGTTATCCGTGACGCCCACCCGCTCCACGCCCAGCACATCGGCCCAGATCTGTGCCAACTGCTCCTCGAACAGGTTGCGCGGTGCCACGTAACACGCGAGCGGCTCGTTGAAGTCGGGGTCTGGCAGGGCTTTGCGGTCCAATTTGCCGTTGGGGTTAAGTGGCAGCGCTTTAAGCACCACCACCTGCGTGGGCACCATGTAGTCAGGCAGGCGGGCACGCAATGCCTCGCGCAGGGCCTCGGGGGTGTCGGGGCTGGCAAACTGGGTGGTGACGTAGCCAATCAGGCGCTTGTCATCGGCGTTCCCCATCACCACGACCACGGCCTCTCGCACGTTGTCCTGGCCGCGCAATTGCGCTTCGATTTCACCCAGTTCAATGCGGAAACCGCGAATTTTCACTTGCTGGTCCAGACGCCCCAGATAGTCGTACACGCCGTCGGCGCGACGACGCACCAGGTCACCGCTGCGGTACAGCCGGCCACCCTCGGCAAAGGGGCTTGCCACGAAGCGTTCGGCGCTCAGGCCGGGCCGCTGGTGATATCCACGGGCCAGGCCCTCGCCGCCGATGTATAGCTCACCGGCAACGCCGTCGGGTAGCCGGTTGAGGTGAGCATCCAGCACATACAGCTCACGTGCGCCCACCGCGCTGCCGATCGGCGCGATGGGCCCGCCACAATCGCCCGTGCCGTCGACTTTCCACAACAGCGGGGTTACCACGGTTTCGGTCGGGCCGTAACCATTGGTCAAGTACTGCGGCTTCAAGTGGGTCTTCACCAGTTCGAAGGTGGCCTGGGCCACCGCGTCGCCGCCAAAGCAATAGGTGTGTACCGGCGGCGGTGGGGTGTCCAGGGTAGCGGCGTATTCCGCCAACTGCTGCAAATAGGCCGGCGGGAAGCAGGCGATGGTGATGGCATGCTCATGCAATGCCTGTAGCGTTTGCTCGGCCGTCCACAATTGGCTGTCGCGCATCACCACCTGGCCACCGGCCAACAGGGTGGACAACCACCGCTCCTGGGCACCGTCGAAGGCAAACGACATGAACAGCAACTCACGGGTTTGCCCACCCATGCCATAACGCTCCACGATCGCCTGGCAGTGCATGCTCAAAGGCCCGTGGCTCACGGCAACCCCTTTGGGTTGGCCGGTGGAGCCGGAGGTGTAGATCATGTAGGCCAGGTTCTGCGCGAGTACCGGCACTTGAACGGCGCCTGCCGGGTAACCGGCAAGGTCCAGGCGGTCCAGTTCCAGGCGCGGGGAATGGGCCGTGCCCGGCAGACGGTCACTGATCGCCGAATGGGTTAGCAGCAGGGTCATGCCAGAATCGCGGATGATCCATTCCAAGCGCTCGCGCGGGTAATCGATGTCCAGCGGTACATAGGCAGCTCCCGCCTTGAGCACCGCGTAGAAGGCCACGATGGTCTCCACCGAGCGCTCCAGGGCCACGCCCACGCGGCTTTCCGGGCCAATGCCGCGCGCCAACAAGGCCTGCGCCAAGCAGTTGGCACGCGCCTCAAGTGCCGCGTAGCTCAAGCGCTGCCCGGCGCACGTCACGGCAATCGCCTGGGCCGATTGCCGGGCTTGCGTGGCGATAAGCTCGGCGACCGACACCCTTGTCGGCGTCGCTACGCCCCCCTGCGCCAAGGCCTGCCCGACCATCGGCAGGTTGCCAAGGCACGCCTGGGGATTGTCCAGGATGGCGCTTAACAGGGTTTCAAACGACTCGATGATCTGCGCCACCACCCCTTCACTGAAGCGGTTGCGCAAATAAAGGAACTCCACGCTCAGGGTTCTGCCCAGGTTGACGGCCAGGTCCATGGCGTAGTTGGTCACATCGCGGGTTTCGACGCGGCCAAAACTCAGTTCGCCGCCAACGCCCTGCGCAAGCCGGTCATCGATCGGGTAGTTTTCGAACACGATGATGCTGTCAAACAGCGGCAAGCCGCTGCGACCGCTCCAGCGTTGTATATCGGCCAGCGAGGTGTGCTCGAAATCGCGTGCTTCCAAGTTGTAGGTTTGCAGCGTTTGCAGCCATTGGGCCACGCTGGCCTGGGCAGCCGGGCTCTGGATGATTGGGATGGTATTGATGAACAACCCAAGCAGCTTGTCGGCGCCGATGACATCCGCCGGGCGCCCGGCCACGGTGGCGCCGAAGCACACACTGTCTTGCCCGGTGTAGCGTTGCAACAGCAGCAACCAAACCGCTTGGATCAGGGTGTTGGGGGTTACCCGCAGGCGTTGGGCGCAGTCCTGCAGGCCTTGGGTTTGCACCTCGTCCCATTTCAGATAAAGGGCCGCGTGGCCCGTCAGGTTTTCCTCAGGGCCAGGCAGTACGTTGGCCAGCAACGTGGCGCCACCGTCCAGGGTCAGCTTGGAACGCCAGAAGGCCTCGGCGGCGCCGCTGTCCTGGCGCTGCAGCCAATCGATGTAATCGCGATAGCGGCAGGTTTGCGGCTCGATCGCCGACCCCGAGTAGCACGCCAGCACGTCGCCGATCAGCCGCGAGGCACTCCAACCGTCCATCAGTAGGTGGTGGCTGGTCCAGATCAGGTGCTGCCGGCCCGCCAGCAGTACCAGAGTCAAGCGCATCAGCGGCGCCTGGGCCAGGTCAAAGCCGCGCCGACGATCCTCCAGCACCAGGTGCGCCAGTTCTTCGTCGGACGCGGTTCGGCCCGACCAGTCGAGCAAGCGGATGTCCAGCTCGGCCGCACGCTGCACCAACTGCACGGGCTCGCCCAAGGGCGCCTGGGTGTGAAAACTGGTACGCAGAATCGCATGCTGCTTGACCACCTGCTTCCAGGCATCGATGAAGCGATGGGCATCCAGCCCCGTGACCGGCACACTGGTCTGGTTGATATACAGGTCTGCCTGGTCGTCTTCGGCGGCATGGAACAGTATGCCCTGCTGCATGGGCGACAGCGGATAGATGTCCTCGATCTGCGCCGCCGGCACCGGCAGGCTGTCCAACTGGGCTTGGTCAAGCCCTGCCAGCGGGACGTCCGAGGGGGTAATGCCGCACGCTTCGTTGCTTGCGCAATGCTCGATCAGCGCCTTGAGCTCTGCGGCAAATTCGTCTGCCAGGCGCTGCACCGTCTCTGGCTTGAACATCTCGCGGCTAAAGCTCCAGCCCAGGCTCAGTTCGCCTCCGTAGACCCGGCCGTTGATCGACAGCCAGTTGGCCAAGGGCGCCTCGCTGCTCTGGCTGGCACCCGAGCTTTCCGACGCTGGCGCGAGGAACCCCGGTGCTTGATCGCCACCACCCTGCTCGGCAAAACTGCCATCGAACTGCCCCAGGTAGTTGAAGGTGATCCGCGGCACGGGCAACGCTGCCAGCAGCTCCCTGGACGGTGCATCGGCCAGGTAGCGCAACGCGCCGAAACCGATGCCCTTGTCCGGGATGCCGCGCAGTTGTTCCTTGATCTGCTTGATCGAGTTTGCCAGGGTTGGCGCCGGGCTGAGCTTGACCGGGAACACACTGGTGAACCAACCCACGGTACGGGTCAGGTCGATGCTGTCGAACAGGTCTTCGCGGCCATGGCCCTCCAGTTGCACCAACACCTGGTCGTGCCCTGTCCAACGGGCAATGACTCGGGCCAGTGCAGTCAGCAACAGGTCGTTGACCTGCGTGCGATAAGCCGCCGGAGCCTGTTGCAAAAGCGCTCGAGTGTCGTGGGCGCCCAACCGGGTGTGGGCCACCGCGACGTGCGCCCCGTGCAGCGAACCTTGAGGGTTGTCGCACGGCAGTCGCGCATCGCCCCCCGTCAACAGGCCCTGCCAGTAAGGCAACTCCTGGCGCAGCTTGGGGCTGTTGGCATACGCCTGCAAGTGTTCAGCCCAGGCTTGGGTGGAGCTGGTCTTGGCCGGTAGGCGGACGGCTTGCCCGGCCTGCAGTTGGCCATACGCCGTTTGCAGGTCCTCCAGTAAAATACGCCACGACACCCCGTCCACCACCAAGTGGTGAATGGCCAGCAACAGCCGCTGGCTGCCATCGGGCAAGGTGGCGAACACGGCACGCAGCAACGGCCCGTGCTCCAGGTCTAGGCTGCGCTGGGCCTCTTCGCACAGGGCCTCCAGCGCTGGCGTATCGGCCACCGCCACGCACTCGAAAAACGGCCGTTGCTGCCACGCCTGCCGTTGCTCGGCCAGCGAGCGATATCGGCCCACCCAGCGCTCGCCCGATGGCTGCGCGAAACTCAGGCGCAGGGCGTCGTGATGGCTGATCAAGGCTTGCAACGCCTGCTCAAGTGGCTGCGCCTGCAAGGCCTGGCCCGGCTTGAGCAACAACGCCTGGTTGAAGTGGTGGCGCTGTGGGTTGGGCTCGTCGAAGAAATATTGATGAATAGGTAACAGCAACGCCTGCCCGGCCACCGGCCCCTGGTCGATTTGCAAGCCGCCCAGTTCCCCCTGCTTGGCCACCGATGCCAGGCCTTGCACGGTCTGGTGCTGGAACAGCTCCTTGGGCGTGAAGCGTATACCCGCCTGCCGCGCCCGGCTGACCACCTGAATCGAGATGATCGAATCGCCGCCCAGTTCGAAGAAGTTGTCGGTCAGGCCCACGTCATCGAGCTTGAGTACATCCGCCCAGATCGCCGCGATGCGCTGCTCCAACGCCGTCCTGGGCGCCACGTAGGCTTGGCGCAGGATCGCCGAGTCTGGGGCGGGCAAGGCTTTGCGGTCCAGTTTGCCGTTAGCCGTCAGCGGCCACGCGGCCACGAACACCAGATGCGCCGGCACCATGTAGTCGGGCAGGCTAGCCTGCAAATGTTCGCGAATACCTTGGCGCAACTCGCTCTGCTGCGCGGCATCCGAAGGGCACTGCCCGTGGATGATCAGGTACGCCACCAACTGCTTGCCGCTCGGCCCATCGACGTCCAGCACCACGGCCTCGCTGACCACCGATTGCTCTTGCAGCCGAGCTTCGATCTCGCCCAGTTCGATGCGAAAGCCGCGAATTTTCACCTGGTGATCGATGCGCCCGACATATTCGATCGCGCCTTGGGCGCGATAGCGTGCCAGGTCACCGGTACGGTAGAGGCGCCCGCCGCCCTGGGCACTGCGGTCAAAGGGGTCAGGGACAAAACGCTCGGCGGTCAGGGCCGGGCGCCGGTGGTAGCCGCGGGCAAGCCCGGCCTGGCCGACATGCAGCTCGGCATGGCTGCCGGCAATCGCCAGGTTGAAGCTGGCGTCCAACAGGTACCAGGACAGATCGGGGATGACCTTGCCAATCGGGCTGACACCCTCGCGTTGCAGGTCGTTCAGGCTCAGCGGGCGATAGGTGACGTGCACCGTGGTTTCGGTAATGCCGTACATGTTGACCAATTGTGGTTGGCGATCGCCAAACCGCTCGAACCAGGGCTTCAGGCTGGCGATATCCAGCGCTTCACCGCCGAATACCACATAGCGCAGCGCCAGGGTGCCCTGGGCGTTGTCGGGCTGGCATGCGATGGGGATCAGTTGCCTGAACGCCGACGGCGTCTGGTTGAGAACCGTGACCTGCTGGCGAACCAACAGGGCATGGAAGTCCTCGGGCGAGCGCGCCACATCCTGCGGTACGATCACCGCCCTCGCCCCATGCAACAACGCACCAAACAGCTCCCATACCGAGAAGTCGAACGCGTAGGAGTGGAACACGCTCCATACGTCCTGCGCGCCGAACTGGAACCAGCCTTGCGTTGCTTGAAACAGGCGCATCACGTTGTGGTGGGGCAACAACGTGCCCTTGGGCTTGCCAGTGGACCCCGAGGTATAAATC contains:
- a CDS encoding non-ribosomal peptide synthetase; protein product: MSSTPLTDNDLLALLLADDKDDPTIIRSLGRPLTCQASFAQQRLWVLQQIDPASCAYNLARALHLKGDLQAQALQAALGKVIDRHEILRTAFKEVDGKPVQSVVADAQPALHCEDLSEVPEHQRQARLAQRLRQESQHAFDLSQAPLLRCVLFRLGADEHVLFLNMHHIVSDAWSNPILLRDLMSAYAQALTGDTSELAPLPVQYADYAHWQRHIYPDSPDYARAQAYWQDYLRGDIAPLALPTDHPGVAGSGQAAFHRVSLPPALVAQLHEQCTALGLTPFAFVLGAWQLLLARYSGQPDFCIGVPNAARNRGQIQELVGYFVNTQLYRVQVDGAQSGLEFLHALRRHSLAMLEHADWPIELLDQQSHGAAGNTQFHTVFNWRVDGDEASALRLGDLAVEFLPTGAQQAKFALSLDVDYAPQAIDAVLEYDSAQFAAPTVARLSGHWLNLLASLVQAPRQCLADLTMLSPQDQHQAIAQWNPASTRHASESCLHQLIEAQAAKAPGAVALIVGQQRMTYQALNQHANRLARKLRERGVGPEVRVGLAVERGLEMVVGLLAILKAGGAYVPLDPEYPQERLAYMLEDSGITLILTQAGVRQLLPQAEGVQSVDIDLEQGLEGYASSDLPSVTRPDNLAYVIYTSGSTGKPKGTLLPHQNVIRLFQATQGQFQFDESDVWSVFHSYAFDFSVWELFGALLHGGSAVIVPRDVARSPEEFHALLVRERVTVLNQTPSAFNPLIPIACDPGKAQQALALRYVIFGGEALVVGNLAPWFERFGDRQPQLINMYGITETTVHVTFRALSEADLAQPAVSPIGEVITDLSWYLVDGDFNVVAPGCQGELHVGRAGLARGYHQRPALTAERFIPDPFDTSEQGGGRLYRTGDLARYRTDGVIDYLGRIDHQVKIRGFRIELGEIEVKLQAHEAIGKAVVIDVDGPAGKQLVAYLLAHPEQAVDSVQQDVLRGSLREHLRAQLPDYMVPAHLMFVDALPLTANGKLDRKVLPQPVVGLQAGYVAPQGEWELRIAAIWAQVLNVEQVGRHDHFFELGGHSLLATQVVSRVREALDIELALRTLFETPVLADFAALAGQGRADNAPALEPVDRGQPLALSYAQHRQWFLWQLEPDNAAYNIPAALRLQGQLNIAALGKSFEALIARHETLRTTFQVEQGRAVQVIHAPTAFTVHAEPLEAGEGHLETRLKGLIEAETQRPFDLEQGPLLRVKLLRLAVDDHVLILTLHHIVTDGWSMPILVDELEQVYTALCGGQVAQLPPLAVQYADYAVWQRQWMEAGEQQRQLAYWTAQLGGEQPVLELPTDYPRPAVQSFAGAHLAIELDSTLAHGLKRLAKQHDVTVFMVLLASFQALLQRYTGQRDIRIGVPIANRNRAQVEGLIGFFVNTQVLKAEFDPQTTFSQLLQQVRETALAAQAHQDLPFEQLVEALQPERSLSHSPLFQVMFNHQTETRGGRHALPGLTVQNLSWDRQTAQFDLTLNTFEHEQGLGASLSYATALFDPQTIQALANNWRALLAGIVREPRQGVTQLPLLSAQEHARLVQHWNPAPTCHAPQGCVHQLIEAQAARTPQAIAVTYNEQHLTYEQLNRRANQLARQLRERGVGPDVLVGIAVERSLEMVVGLLGILKAGGAYVPLDPQYPRDRLAYMIQDSGIELLLTQPHVLSQLPLPSSVHSLLLEEAGQGLEGHGAENLDNLTRPEHLAYVIYTSGSTGKPKGTLLPHHNVMRLFQATQGWFQFGAQDVWSVFHSYAFDFSVWELFGALLHGARAVIVPQDVARSPEDFHALLVRQQVTVLNQTPSAFRQLIPIACQPDNAQGTLALRYVVFGGEALDIASLKPWFERFGDRQPQLVNMYGITETTVHVTYRPLSLNDLQREGVSPIGKVIPDLSWYLLDASFNLAIAGSHAELHVGQAGLARGYHRRPALTAERFVPDPFDRSAQGGGRLYRTGDLARYRAQGAIEYVGRIDHQVKIRGFRIELGEIEARLQEQSVVSEAVVLDVDGPSGKQLVAYLIIHGQCPSDAAQQSELRQGIREHLQASLPDYMVPAHLVFVAAWPLTANGKLDRKALPAPDSAILRQAYVAPRTALEQRIAAIWADVLKLDDVGLTDNFFELGGDSIISIQVVSRARQAGIRFTPKELFQHQTVQGLASVAKQGELGGLQIDQGPVAGQALLLPIHQYFFDEPNPQRHHFNQALLLKPGQALQAQPLEQALQALISHHDALRLSFAQPSGERWVGRYRSLAEQRQAWQQRPFFECVAVADTPALEALCEEAQRSLDLEHGPLLRAVFATLPDGSQRLLLAIHHLVVDGVSWRILLEDLQTAYGQLQAGQAVRLPAKTSSTQAWAEHLQAYANSPKLRQELPYWQGLLTGGDARLPCDNPQGSLHGAHVAVAHTRLGAHDTRALLQQAPAAYRTQVNDLLLTALARVIARWTGHDQVLVQLEGHGREDLFDSIDLTRTVGWFTSVFPVKLSPAPTLANSIKQIKEQLRGIPDKGIGFGALRYLADAPSRELLAALPVPRITFNYLGQFDGSFAEQGGGDQAPGFLAPASESSGASQSSEAPLANWLSINGRVYGGELSLGWSFSREMFKPETVQRLADEFAAELKALIEHCASNEACGITPSDVPLAGLDQAQLDSLPVPAAQIEDIYPLSPMQQGILFHAAEDDQADLYINQTSVPVTGLDAHRFIDAWKQVVKQHAILRTSFHTQAPLGEPVQLVQRAAELDIRLLDWSGRTASDEELAHLVLEDRRRGFDLAQAPLMRLTLVLLAGRQHLIWTSHHLLMDGWSASRLIGDVLACYSGSAIEPQTCRYRDYIDWLQRQDSGAAEAFWRSKLTLDGGATLLANVLPGPEENLTGHAALYLKWDEVQTQGLQDCAQRLRVTPNTLIQAVWLLLLQRYTGQDSVCFGATVAGRPADVIGADKLLGLFINTIPIIQSPAAQASVAQWLQTLQTYNLEARDFEHTSLADIQRWSGRSGLPLFDSIIVFENYPIDDRLAQGVGGELSFGRVETRDVTNYAMDLAVNLGRTLSVEFLYLRNRFSEGVVAQIIESFETLLSAILDNPQACLGNLPMVGQALAQGGVATPTRVSVAELIATQARQSAQAIAVTCAGQRLSYAALEARANCLAQALLARGIGPESRVGVALERSVETIVAFYAVLKAGAAYVPLDIDYPRERLEWIIRDSGMTLLLTHSAISDRLPGTAHSPRLELDRLDLAGYPAGAVQVPVLAQNLAYMIYTSGSTGQPKGVAVSHGPLSMHCQAIVERYGMGGQTRELLFMSFAFDGAQERWLSTLLAGGQVVMRDSQLWTAEQTLQALHEHAITIACFPPAYLQQLAEYAATLDTPPPPVHTYCFGGDAVAQATFELVKTHLKPQYLTNGYGPTETVVTPLLWKVDGTGDCGGPIAPIGSAVGARELYVLDAHLNRLPDGVAGELYIGGEGLARGYHQRPGLSAERFVASPFAEGGRLYRSGDLVRRRADGVYDYLGRLDQQVKIRGFRIELGEIEAQLRGQDNVREAVVVVMGNADDKRLIGYVTTQFASPDTPEALREALRARLPDYMVPTQVVVLKALPLNPNGKLDRKALPDPDFNEPLACYVAPRNLFEEQLAQIWADVLGVERVGVTDNFFERGGDSLRSLRVVSRVRSLQREGFELKLRDLMSRPTIAELSGYSETPAGTLDPLLLLNRKVAGATPLFCLHAGFGTVFDYEPLARLLDGERSVYGVQCRMLLDPAWQDESLPAMAIDYAQYIRQKQPFGPYRLLGWSLGGVLAVLVARELEQQGQSVEFISLVDSYIPGQAAPQAQAFDWRQELPGFIDVMGADASVVRLPSALDGPNVPSLAQLTAYFATLPATAMGFDAEDLAQAFIVGLRLRTLSLQALQVPRLQATVAFWWACATKNPVLEGFEKQAAGHCTSTCVDTDHYRILKHPQFLQDVGRRLADSLLVQ